The region CACCCCCGCTTCCGGCCGCGCCCGAAGCGCCTGCAGTGCCTGCACTTCCGCCACTGCCCGCCGCGCCGCCGGACGCGGCCCCGCCTGAGCTCGCACCGCCGGTTCCGTTTTTGCGTCCGTCAGCGATCTGATCGTCCGACCCGCAGGAGAGCGTGGGCACCACAGCCACCCATCCAACCAGCAAAGCCATCGTGAGCGTTCGTCGCGTCATTGGATCCAGGTCCAGGATACCCGTGAAGCAGCTGGAGGGGACATGCGTCGAACCCGGGTGCCAGCTGGGATGCTACCATCCTGTTGGGTTGGCCCCGCCGTCACCTGAATTCCGATCCCGCCTCTAGTCAGACAGTGGGCACCGACATCACATTGCGCGAAGCGCACTCCGCGGACCACCCGCTACTGCTCTCTCTCGCCCGGGAAGCGTATCGCGAAGTACTGTCGTTGCAGTTCTCCGGCTGGGATGAATCGGTGCACGGGGTGCGCTTCGCCGAGAAGCTCGCGACTCTGAAGTTCCTGGTTGCCGAGTTGGACGGCGAGCCCGTTGCGGCGATCTCGACCACGCTTCACGACGACCACCTCCGCGTGAACGAAATCTTGGTTTCCCCAACGCATCAGAATCAAGGGATCGGATCCCGACTGCTGCGCCGGGAAATCGAGCTTGCTCAGTGCGCTGGCGTGCCTGTT is a window of Polyangiaceae bacterium DNA encoding:
- a CDS encoding GNAT family N-acetyltransferase, producing the protein MREAHSADHPLLLSLAREAYREVLSLQFSGWDESVHGVRFAEKLATLKFLVAELDGEPVAAISTTLHDDHLRVNEILVSPTHQNQGIGSRLLRREIELAQCAGVPVRLHTMRMNRAVQFYERHGFVVTARGPEYIDLERAG